One region of Primulina tabacum isolate GXHZ01 chromosome 17, ASM2559414v2, whole genome shotgun sequence genomic DNA includes:
- the LOC142530363 gene encoding ABC transporter C family member 10-like, with protein sequence MENLWTLFCGESNCSDSNKIPCGADLIFRTRSSSCTDSVLSLCFDILLFVMILFTIVFKKSLKSSNVRASTCRISSLQLVSAIFNGFLGLVYLSYGIWILEEKLRKTQDIAPLLSWTTFMLHGLIWLLTGLIASLQGTRFRRALLRLLSILASLFSGIICGFSLFLAIFRKEVTFQNFLDVICFIGSCLLLLCTYKGYRHEGHDDDDIHGPLLSSASNDYKTYSGSGLSPFAKARFCSKFTFWWLNPLMKMGREKTLADEDIPSLRVDDRAESCYLLYMEVLNRRKQSDRLTESEILKTILLCHWREIVISGFFALLKVMTVSAGPLLLKAFIKVAEGKESSKYERYILVAVLFLTKILESISQRQWYFRSRLVGLKVRSLLTAVIYQKQLRLSNLAKLNHSSGKIMNYVTVDSYRIGEFPFWFHQIWTTILQLCLAILILFQAVGLATIASMTVIILTVLCNSPLGKLQHKFQSKLMVAQDERLKKMSEAILNMKVLKLYAWETHFREAIENLRAIEEKCLLAVQQSKACNIFIFWLSPLLVSSATFATCYFLGVPLSSASVFTFIATLWLVQDPVKSIPDVIGVFIQAKVAFSRIAKFLEAPELETASVRVKSCVSDTSILFQSANLSWDENPSRPTLGSISLGVKPGDKIAICGEVGSGKSTLLAAILGEVPITAGTVQVHGTIAYVSQSAWIQSGSIRENILFGSTFDNNKYQDTLDRCSLLKDLELLPYGDLTEIGERGINLSGGQKQRIQLARALYKDADIYLLDDPFSAVDAHTALSLFNEYVIEALSTKTVLLVTHQVDFLPAFDFILFMLDGEISHAAPYSQLLTSSKEFQDLVNAHKETAGSRRLSDISSSQHLGSSSREIRKNNAEMKVKISENVQLIKKEEREAGDTGFKPYITYLKQNKGFLFYSVIVLCQLVYMLGQIMQNIWMAENVDAPNVTELRLIVVYLLIGLAISLFLLCRIVFAVVLNIRSSRALFSRLLISLFCAPMSFYDSTPSGRILSRVSADLSIVDLDVPFSLIFTSVSTMNSYANMVVLAVVTWQVLLVSIPMIFFAIRLQKYYFSSAREFMRINGTTKSSVANHVAESVAGVITIRAFEEEDRFFSKNLELIDTNGSPYFHYFSANEWLIQRLETLSAVVLSFAGFCMVSLPSGTFSPGFIGMALSYGLSLNVSLVFSISSQCNLSNYIVSVERLDQYMHIPSEAPEVIEENRPPVNWPMEGKVEIQDLKIKYRHDTPLVLHGISCTFKGGHKIGIVGRTGSGKTTLISALFRLVEPAGGKILVDGLDISALGLHDLRSRFGIIPQDPTLFNGTVRYNLDPFHQHTEQELWEVLEKCQLKDTVHEKENGLDFFVSEDGSNWSVGQRQLLCLGRALLRRSQILVLDEATASIDNATDMILQKVIRKEFADCTVITVAHRIPTVMDCDMVLAISEGKLAEYDEPVKLMKREDSLFGHLIKEYWSHHDSAERE encoded by the exons ATGGAGAATCTATGGACCCTGTTTTGTGGGGAATCCAACTGTTCAGACAGCAACAAGATCCCTTGTGGTGCTGATTTGATTTTTCGAACACGCTCTTCTTCTTGCACCGATAGTGTGTTAAGTCTTTGTTTCGATATCCTGCTCTTCGTCATGATCTTATTCACTATAGTTTTCAAGAAATCACTGAAATCCTCAAATGTGAGAGCTTCCACGTGCCGCATATCGAGTTTGCAGTTAGTATCAGCCATTTTTAATGGTTTTCTTGGATTGGTCTATCTATCTTATGGTATCTGGATTTTGGAAGAAAAATTGAGAAAAACTCAAGATATTGCACCTCTTCTTTCATGGACAACGTTCATGCTTCATGGATTAATTTGGTTGTTAACTGGATTAATAGCTAGTTTGCAAGGAACACGTTTTCGAAGAGCCTTGTTGAGGCTTCTATCAATTCTTGCATCCCTCTTCTCTGGTATAATTTGCGGGTTTTCACTTTTTCTAGCTATTTTTAGGAAAGAGGTGACATTTCAGAATTTTCTGGATGTTATTTGCTTCATAGGATCTTGTTTATTACTATTATGCACCTACAAAGGTTACAGACATGAAGGGCATGACGACGACGATATCCACGGTCCATTACTCAGTTCAGCCAGTAATGATTATAAAACTTATTCAGGTAGTGGTTTGAGTCCATTTGCAAAAGCCCGTTTTTGCAgtaaatttacattttggtGGTTGAATCCATTAATGAAAATGGGAAGAGAGAAAACTCTTGCGGATGAAGATATACCTAGTTTACGCGTGGATGATCGAGCAGAGTCGTGCTACTTGTTATATATGGAGGTATTGAATAGAAGGAAACAATCGGATAGACTAACTGAATCCGAAATCTTGAAGACCATTCTGTTATGCCATTGGAGAGAAATAGTCATATCCGGATTCTTTGCACTATTGAAAGTGATGACTGTCTCTGCAGGGCCTTTACTGCTCAAAGCCTTCATAAAAGTTGCTGAAGGAAAAGAAAGTTCCAAATATGAGCGATACATATTGGTCGCAGTGCTTTTTTTGAcaaagatccttgaatcgatatctcaaagacagtgGTATTTCAGGTCTAGACTAGTTGGTCTTAAAGTTAGATCCCTACTCACTGCAGTCATTTACCAAAAACAATTGAGATTATCAAATCTGGCTAAATTGAACCACTCGAGCGGCAAGATAATGAACTATGTTACAGTTGATTCTTATCGCATCGGGGAATTCCCATTTTGGTTCCACCAAATATGGACTACAATCCTGCAACTCTGTCTTGCAATCCTTATCCTCTTCCAAGCTGTAGGACTCGCCACGATTGCATCTATGACTGTCATAATTCTCACCGTTCTTTGCAATTCGCCGCTTGGGAAGTTGCAACATAAGTTTCAGTCTAAGCTTATGGTAGCGCAGGATGAGAGGTTGAAGAAGATGTCTGAGGCTATCTTAAACATGAAGGTATTGAAATTATATGCGTGGGAAACTCATTTTCGGGAAGCGATAGAAAATTTGAGGGccattgaagaaaaatgtctaTTGGCAGTTCAGCAGTCTAAAGCGTGCAACATCTTCATTTTCTGGTTGTCCCCTTTATTAGTCTCTTCTGCTACATTTGCTACCTGCTATTTTCTTGGTGTTCCTCTATCTTCTGCAAGCGTCTTCACCTTTATAGCAACTTTATGGCTGGTCCAAGATCCGGTTAAAAGTATTCCTGATGTTATTGGAGTGTTTATTCAGGCGAAAGTTGCGTTTTCCAGGATTGCAAAGTTTCTGGAAGCTCCTGAACTGGAAACCGCGAGTGTTAGAGTTAAGTCGTGCGTGAGCGATACAAGTATTTTGTTTCAATCGGCTAATCTATCGTGGGACGAGAATCCATCCCGGCCAACTCTTGGAAGCATCAGTTTGGGTGTTAAACCTGGTGACAAGATTGCGATTTGTGGAGAGGTGGGTTCAGGGAAGTCCACTCTTCTTGCTGCAATTCTTGGAGAGGTTCCGATAACTGCTGGCACT GTACAAGTACATGGGACAATTGCTTATGTCTCTCAATCGGCTTGGATTCAATCAGGAAGCATTCGAGAAAACATTCTCTTCGGGTCTACCTTCGATAACAACAAATATCAAGATACACTAGATAGGTGTTCACTACTTAAAGATCTCGAGCTGCTACCTTATGGTGATCTCACTGAGATAGGAGAAAGAGGAATAAACCTTAGTGGTGGCCAAAAACAACGGATTCAGCTTGCTCGTGCTCTTTATAAGGATGCTGATATATATCTCTTGGATGATCCGTTTAGTGCTGTTGATGCACACACTGCCCTGAGTTTGTTTAAC GAATATGTAATTGAAGCCCTCTCAACAAAGACAGTTTTGCTCGTGACTCATCAAGTTGATTTTCTTCCTGCATTTGATTTTATCTTG TTCATGTTAGATGGGGAAATCTCGCATGCTGCTCCTTATTCTCAGTTGCTGACCTCAAGCAAAGAATTTCAAGACCTTGTTAATGCACACAAAGAAACCGCTGGTTCCAGGAGGCTTTCAGACATCAGTTCTTCCCAACATCTTGGATCTTCTTCTAGAGAAATTCGAAAAAATAATGCAGAAATGAAAGTTAAAATATCTGAAAATGTCCAGTTGATTAAGAAAGAAGAACGAGAAGCCGGGGACACTGGATTCAAACCGTATATTACGTACTTGAAGCAAAATAAAGGATTTCTTTTCTACTCTGTGATTGTTCTGTGCCAACTGGTTTACATGCTAGGCCAGATTATGCAGAACATTTGGATGGCTGAAAATGTTGATGCTCCAAATGTCACCGAATTGAGATTGATCGTAGTTTACTTGTTGATTGGACTCGCCATATCACTATTTTTACTCTGCCGAATTGTATTCGCAGTTGTTTTGAACATTAGGTCGTCAAGAGCATTATTTTCAAGACTACTGATTTCTCTGTTTTGTGCGCCAATGTCGTTTTATGACTCTACACCTTCGGGAAGAATACTTAGCCGG GTCTCCGCGGATTTGAGCATAGTTGATCTAGATGTTCCTTTCAGCTTGATTTTCACATCGGTATCGACCATGAATAGTTATGCAAACATGGTGGTGTTGGCTGTTGTCACATGGCAAGTACTGCTTGTCTCAATACCAATGATATTTTTCGCCATTCGCTTGCAG AAGTACTATTTTTCCTCAGCCAGAGAGTTCATGCGGATTAATGGAACAACAAAATCTTCTGTAGCAAATCATGTTGCTGAGTCTGTGGCAGGAGTCATTACAATAAGAGCTTTTGAAGAAGAAGATCGTTTTTTCTCCAAGAATCTTGAGCTGATAGACACCAATGGAAGCCCATATTTCCACTATTTTTCGGCTAATGAGTGGTTGATCCAACGGCTGGAAACACTTAGTGCAGTTGTTCTCTCATTTGCAGGCTTTTGCATGGTTTCACTTCCATCTGGAACTTTTAGCCCCG GATTTATTGGAATGGCGTTGTCCTATGGTCTTTCATTAAATGTATCTCTCGTGTTTTCCATTAGCAGCCAGTGCAATTTATCGAACTATATTGTTTCAGTAGAAAGGCTTGATCAGTATATGCACATACCAAGTGAGGCCCCTGAAGTGATAGAAGAGAATCGTCCCCCTGTCAACTGGCCAATGGAGGGTAAAGTAGAGATTCAAGATCTAAAG ATCAAATATAGACACGATACACCACTTGTTTTACACGGGATTAGTTGCACATTCAAAGGAGGTCACAAAATTGGCATCGTTGGTAGGACTGGAAGTGGGAAGACCACACTTATTAGCGCCTTGTTTCGCCTAGTAGAGCCTGCAGGAGGAAAGATTTTGGTAGATGGGCTTGATATATCAGCACTCGGACTTCATGATTTGAGGTCTCGTTTTGGGATCATACCTCAAGACCCTACTCTTTTCAATGGAACTGTGAGGTACAATCTGGATCCATTTCACCAGCATACAGAGCAGGAACTCTGGGAG GTTCTTGAAAAGTGTCAGCTCAAAGACACAGTTCATGAGAAGGAGAATGGATTAGACTTTTTTG TCTCAGAAGATGGTTCAAACTGGAGTGTTGGTCAACGTCAATTGTTATGCTTGGGGCGTGCTTTATTGAGGAGAAGCCAGATCTTGGTACTCGATGAAGCAACTGCATCTATCGACAATGCTACCGACATGATCTTGCAGAAGGTTATTAGGAAAGAATTCGCAGACTGTACAGTTATTACTGTGGCTCATAGAATACCAACTGTGATGGATTGTGATATGGTTCTTGCCATAAGTGAAG GAAAACTAGCTGAGTACGATGAGCCGGTGAAGCTAATGAAAAGAGAGGATTCATTGTTTGGCCATCTAATTAAGGAATATTGGTCTCACCACGACTCCGCGGAACGAGAGTGA